AGCCCTGGATCGCCACTCCGCCGGTCTGGCGGGTGACGACCAGCTCCAGGTCGGCCACCTTCTCCCCGCTGTCCTCGTCGGTGCGCAGCGCGGTGACCGTGCCGGTGCAGGTCAGCAGGTCATCGGGCCAGACCTGCTCCCGGAACCTGGTCCGGAAACGACGGACGGCCGTCGGGCCGAGCAGGTCCGTCGCGTAGGTGGCGAGGTAGCTGGCCTGCAGCATCCCGACACTGAAAACCGTCGGGAAACCCGCGGACTTCGCGAAGCTCTCGTCGTGGTGGATCGGGTTGAAGTCGCCGCTGGCGCCCTGGTATCGGACGATGTCGGTCCGGCTGAGGGGGCCGAAGGTGCGCTCCGGGAGCGCGTCACCCACCTGATAGCTCATGAGGTACTCCACTCGAGCGCGTCGGCCATCCGCCGCTTGTGCCATCTGGGGGTCCCGAGCAGCTCGTAGAGCGACCGGGACATCTGGGTGAACAACGTGATCCCGGATGTCGGATCCACGCCGATGCCGCCGTGCACCTTGTGCGCGTAGTCGGCCGCGGTGAGATAGGACTCGCTCGCGACCGCCTTGGCCAGGTGCGCGGCGGCGCGGGCCGGCTGGCCGGAGTCGATCCGCCAGATCGCCTCGTACATCGTCCAGCGGGCCGCGTCGGTGGCGTTCAGCAACTCCACGAGGTGGTCCTGAACCCGCTGGAAGCGGCCGATCGCCTGGCCGAACTGCTGCCGGGTGTTGCTGTAGTCGATGCTGCGCTCCAACAGCCGTTGGCACCCACCCACCTGGTAGGCGGCGAACAGCACATAGGCCTGGGTAAGCACGTCGTCCAGGCCCGCCTCGCCGTCCTCGCCGTCCAGGCCGACCGCACCGCTCTGGCTGCCGCCTCCGCCCGCCAGGCGCAGCAGGTTTCCCGGCTCGATCGTCACGTTCGTGAACGTGACCTCGTCGTTCCAGGCGAGGAAGCCCTTCAGCCGCCGTACCGAGACACCCTCCGCCCCGACCGGGACGACGGCCAGTTCGACTCCGCCATTCCCGGCAGCCCCGGCGTCGTCTCCCGCGCCGGTACGGGTGACCGGGACGAGCAGATGCGTCGCGGCCGCGGCGTACGGCACGAACGGCGCGGTGCAGGTGAGCACGCCACCACCCTCGCCACCCTCGCCGACCGGTCCGAACGGTTCGAGCGCGAAGCCGCCGCCAGCGCGCAGGCCGTTCCAGTCCCGCCCCGACCCGGCCGTCACCGGGACGACCGTCGCGTTCCCGGTCGCGATGGCGGACAGCAGATGATCCCGCTCCGGAGAGGCCGCCGCGACCCGCAGCAGCCCGACTGCCAGCACGCTGGAGACCAGGAACGGGCCGGGGACCGGGCCACGGCCCAGCTCCTCGCAGATGATCGCCGCTTCCAGCGTGCTGGCACCCGACCCGCCCAGCTTCTCGGGGACGAGCGCGCCCAGCCAGCCGGCGTCCGCCATCGGCGCCGTCCATTCGGGGCGCAGTCCAAGCCGGCTGGGCTGAAGGCCGACCAGCGTCTCCGTATTGGCCTCGCGTGCGACGAACGACCGCACGCTGTCACGCAGCAGCAGTTCGTCGTCGGACAGGCTCAGGTCCATCGGCTCAGCCTCCCCTCGGCTTGCGCCCGCCGACGCCGAGCGCCCGGGCGATGACCACCCGCTGGACGTCGACCGTCCCGCCGGGAATGATGTCCACGATTCCGTCGCGCTGCTGGCGCTCGGCGTGGCCGTCGAGCGCGCCCCACACCTCGTCGCTGGTCAGGGCCGCGGGCCCGATCAGGTCGAGGATCGCGGTGGTCAGCCACAGGCCGGTCGTCTTGCGCAGGTAGGTCAGCTGCGGGCCGTTGTAGTGCTCGGTCTTCCGGTTGTAGGTACGCCAGAAGTTCCGGGTGGTCAGCAGCCGCAGCGTCTCGATCCGGATGTGGATGTCGGCCAGCCCGTCGCGGACGTCGGGGTCCTCGATGAGGGGGCGGCCGTCGGCGCCGGTGTGCGCCCGGCAGTACTCCACGAGCCTGTCGACGATCGGGTCACGCCGCAGGCTGCCGATGGCGCCGTGCTCGAGCTGCAGGTGGGTGTTGGCGACCTTCCACCCGTTGTTCTCGCCGCCCACCAGGCAGTCCGCCGGCACCCGGACGTCGTCGAAGTACACGGTGTTCTTGTGGCCTTCGGCGACGTCCGCCAGCACCGGCAGCGGCTCGACCGTGATGCCGGGCAGGTGCGCGTCCACCATGAACCAGCTGAGGTTCTGGTGGCGGGCGCCGGCGGGGTCGGTGCAGGTGATCATCCAGAACCGGTCGGCGCCGTGCGCGCTGCCGACGAAGATCTTCTGGCCGTTCAGGACGTAGTGGTCGCCGTCGCGGCGGGCGGCGAGCCGGGCGCTGGCCAGGTCCGAGCCGGCCTCGGGCTCGGTCAGCAGCTGCCAGGTCCGCACCTCACCCCGGTAGATCGGGGTGAGCATCCGCCGCTTCTGCTCGTCGGTCCCCCAGACGAGAATGGTGTGGCTGCCCATCATGCCGCCGCTGTCGTAGTACGGCGGCAGGGTCAGGTGCTGGCGGCGCATCTCCTCGTCGAGGATCAGGGTCGACCCGATGTCGAGCCCGCCCCCGCCGAACTCCCGGGGCGCCGCGGGGTAGAGCCACCCCTTCTCGCCGAGCAGCCGGCCGAGTTCCCGCTTGAGCTGGTACTGCCGGGCGGCCTCGTCCTCGCCCGCCGGCTCGGAGCCGAGGCCCGCGGGGATGTTCTCGGCCAGCCAGGCACGCACCTCGGCGCGGAACGCCTCCTGCTCCGGCGTGTAGGTCATCGCGAAATCCATGGCACCTCCCGCCGAAGGCCGCTGCCGGTCGCCTGAGCCCTCACTGGTCGAAGATCCGCTGGCCGGCCGCGTGGCCGTAGTCGAACTTGTAGTCCTGGAACCGCCCCGCCTGGGCCGCCAGCTCCTCGACCGTCCATTTCCCGTCCTTGCGGAGGCCGTCCACGATCACCCACGGCTGGAAGAGGTGGACCTCCCCGCCCATCACGAAGAACGCACGTCCGTTGATCGGGCAGTCCTGGGTCGCGAGGTAGGCCACGAACGGCGAGATGTTCTCCGGATCCAGCGGAGTCCAGGTCTCGCTCTTCGACGCCCCGAAGCTCTCGGCGCTGTCCAGCTTGCCCTGGACGGTCGCGGTCAGCCGGGTCGAGGCCGCGGGCGCCACGGCGTTGACGCGCACGCCGTACCGCTTCAGCTCCAGGTTCGCGATGATCGAGAAGGTGGCGATCCCGCTCTTCGCCGCGCCGTAGTTGCTCTGGCCGACGTTGCCGAACAGGCCGGACGTCGACGAGGTGCTGATGATCGACCGCTTGCCATCCTTGCCCGCCTTGGACTGCGCCCGCCAGTAGTTGGCCGCGGCCCGGCTCGGGGCGAAGTGGCCCCGGAGGTGGACCTTCATGATCGAGTCCCAGTCGTCGTCCGACTGGGAGACGAGCATGCGGTCGCGCAGGATGCCGGCGTTGTTCACGAGCACGTGCAGGTCGCCGAAGGTCTCGACGGCCTGGTCGATCAGGTTCTGCGCCCCATCGGTGCTCGAGACGTCGTCGTAGTTGGCGACGGCCTCACCACCGGCCTGCCTGATCTCGTCGACGACCTGCTGCGCCGGCGTCGCGTCGGCACCGGCGCCGTCGCGGGCGCCACCGAGGTCGTTGACGACGACCTTGGCACCCTCCGCGGCGAACAGCAGGGCGTGCTCACGCCCGATGCCGCGCCCGGCACCGGTGATGATGCAGACCCTGTCCTTCAAGGCGTCCATCGTGGGTGTCCCTTCTCAGATCCGATACGTAGCCTACGTAAAATATCTAGATATTTTGGCCCAGCGGGCCACGGGGGCCCGGCCGCCGCCAGGCGGTCGCCATTACCGGGCAAGGAGCACCATGAGCGAGTCACCGCAGCGCACGTTCGGGGCGCGGGGCGACGTCACGGTCACGATCGGCGACGACCATGTGGCGGTCGTCGAGATGCACCGGCCGCCGAACAACTTCTTCGACATCCACCTGATCAGGGCTCTGGCCAGTGCGTACGAGGCGCTCGACCTCGATGCGTCCTGCCGCGCGATCGTCCTGGCCGCCGAGGGCCGGCACTTCTGCGCCGGTGCCGACTTCAACCGGCCACGGCCCGCCGAAGGCCAGACCCCGCAGACCGGGCAGACCGGGCAGACCGGGCAGACCACGAAGACCGGTCCGGGCGAGGACAGCGACGAGACGCTGTACCACGAGGCGATCCGGCTGTTCGAGACCCGCAAGCCCGTGGTCGCCGCGGTCCAGGGCGGCGCGATCGGCGGCGGCCTCGGGCTCGCCTGCTCGGCGGACTTCCGGGTCGCCTCCCCCGAGTCCCGCTTCACGGCCAACTTCGCCCGGCTCGGCTTCCACCACGGATTCGGCCTGTCGGTCACCCTGCCCGGCATCGTCGGCCAGCAGCACGCGCTCGACCTGCTCTACCGGGGCCGGCGCATCGACGGCACCGAGGCCGCCCGGCTCGGGCTGGTGGACCTGCTGGCCCCGACAGCCGCCGAGATCCGCGGAGCCGCCCGCGGGCTCGCCGCCGACATCGCCGCGTCGGCGCCGCTCGCCGTCGAGTCCGTCCGCCAGACGATGCGTGGCGACCTCGCCGGCCGGGTCCGCAAGGCACTCGACCGCGAACTGTCCGAACAGAAGCGCCTGCTGCGGACGGAGGACGCCCGCGAGGGGATCCAGGCGACGGCCGAGCGACGCGAGCCGCGGTTCAGGGCCCGCTGAGCCGGGAGCGGCCGGCGGTGACCCTCCGGCCGCTCGACCCGCCGGCGTCTGCGCCACGGGGCTCCCTCCGCCGCACGAGTCAGGGTCGGTCACACGGATCACGGTCGGTCGCACGGGTCAGGACGGGGCCTTGCCCGTTTCGATCAGGGTCTGGTTGCTGCGCGCGACGAGGCGCCCGGACTCGTCCAGGAAGTCGTTGACGATCTCGACGAACCGCATGCGGCCACCGCGGCCGCCCTCCTTCTCGGTCACCCCGCCGAGACGCGAGGTCACGGTCAGCTCCGTACCCGCGCGCGGCGGCGGCCCGAAGAAGACGAACTCCTGCTCGCCGTGCAGGATGCGGCGCAGGTCCAGCTGCAGGTCGCCGAACAGCGACGGGCCGTCCGGCGGCATCCAGAAGATGGAGGTGCGCAGGAAGGTCACCGGAATCGTGGGCGCCGGTTCCCGCAGGTACTCCGGCGCCGAGCTCCCGGTCGCCCGCGCGAACTCCCGGATCTTTCCCGTCTCCAGCGTCATGGGGTAGCCCTCGCTCATACCAGGCCACTCCCCACCCGACTCACCTCACGGCCACTCACCCGCACAGCTGCTCCCTTCCTCCGCGCACCGATCCGCGCCACGTTCCGGGCGCCATCCCTCGCCCAAAATTTACGACACGGTTTCGTTTACCTTGGGCCCGGAGGGCGCTGGCGTCAAGCTGTCGACAAGGCGTCCCGGGCGCCCCGCACCTGCGCAGGAATCGCCGAGCACGCCGGGAGCCGCGGGAGAGGAACCCGGAGGACGAGCGCGATGAGGCATTGGTTACGCGGCGCAGCGGGCGACAGCGGCCGGCCGGTCCGCACGGAGCTGGCACCGGCGGCGACCTCACGGACCCTCAGGTCGCGGCCGGGATCGGCCGGGGCGTCGTGGACCACGCCTGCCACGCCGTCTGCGACGGCGCCGAGGGCTGGGGGCTGGGGGCTGGGGGCTGGGGGCTGGGGGCTGGGGGCTGTTCGAGCATGGCACCCTGGGCCGCCACGGCCCCAGTGGCTTCACCGACTTCCAGTAGGCCGCTCCCCGCCTGCGCCCTGCGGCGGGTGCCGTCCGGGCAGCCGGTGAGGGATTCCGCGCGGCGGAGCGTTTCCGCTGGCCGGCGTGCGGCGCCGCGCTACTGCGAACGTGGCTCGAAAGCCTGGCGCACGATCTCGAGGAACTCCTCCAGCGGCACCCCCACGGGACGGTGGGAGATCTCGGCGTCGACACCGAGGTGCGCGGTGACCAGACCACCGACGTAGTACGCCAGCAGGTCGGGGTCGCCGGCCCGGATCGTCCCGTCACGCTGCCCTTCGCGGATGCCCGTGGAGTAGACCTCCAGGAGCGCTTCGGTGCTCGCCGCCTTGGCGGACGAGTTGCGTTCGGGCGCCAGGGAGCCGAAGGTGAGGCGCGCCCGGTCGGGATGGGCCCGGACAGTCCGAATGACGGTCGACGCCATCGCGAGCAGCTTCTCCAGGCCGGTTCCCGACGACTGGACGCACTCTCGCAGGCGGTCCGCGAGCGAGAGCGCGTTGCGTTCAAGGACGGCGAGGTAGATCGCGTCCTTGCTCGGGAAGAACTTGTAGATCGCGCCGACGGAGTAACCGGCGCCGGCCGCGATCCTCTCGGCACTCGTTCCTTCATAGCCATGCGAGGCGAACAGCCGTTCGGCGACCGTGAGGATCTCCTCCCGCCGCGCCGCCAGCCGCTGGGCCCGCCGGGCCTCCCGCACGGACGCCGTCCCTGGGGTCCCTGCCACCGGGAGCGGCTGGGCCGATGGAGCCGCCGGTGGTACGCGGACCGCCACATGGGCAGGAGGGGCCTCGTCTTCCGCGGCTGCTGACACGCCGTCCAGTCTTGCAGAGATCACCATCCGAGGCATTGACTTCGTGAATGATCTTCAATAAAGTAAAGATCGTTCACTACTTGATCGGAGCCCTGATCCGGGCCGAGCCTCGGAAGCCCACCGAACCGGGTGGCCGGTCGACCCGACCGGCCACCCGGCCCGCCTCAGCGCAACGCCTGCGCGATTCGCTCACTCACCGGCTCGGCGAACCAGTAGGACGCAACGATCGACCGCTCGCTGTTCGAGAAACCGAATCCCTCGAACACGAGCTCGCCCTTTGCCGCCAGCCGGTCCTCGTCGCTACGCGAGTACCACTTGATCAAAAAGCAGTCACCAACCGACTCGATGTGCCAGTCATACTCACCACCCAGGTCGCCGTTGACGTCGTAGTACCGGATGAGGTGCTGGCCGGCGAATCCATTTGAGAAATCACCTTCGGCGCGACCGTTGCAAATAGTCCCCGCCCCCATGACCATGCTTCCAGAAGAGACGTACCGGGCAGTTGCGACGCCGACTTCCGCCGAGCTGATCGTGTACTCGACCGCGCCGACCAGAAGGGTTTTGATGGTCTTCATCTCGAATGAGTCGCTCATGGCCGGAACCGTACCCCGAGCCATTTCAAATGTCGAGACCCGCTGTCGGCGCCAACCAGGTGTTCGGCACGCAAAGAACTGAAGGGAGCTGGCGTGTCCCGAGATACTGTAGACAACCGATCGATGACCACGGCTGAGGCGAGGAGTGTTCTCGTCGACCCCATGGCATACGCGGATGGTCGGCTCGAACAGGCCTGTGCGGTGCTCCGAAGAGATGCTCCGGTCTCGTGGGTGGAGGCCGAGGAGTTCCTCCCGTTCCACGCTCTGACCAAACACGAGGACATCCTGGAGGTCGAACGCCGACCCGACCTTTTCCAGGCACGCCCTCGCTACAAGCTCTACCGCAGACGAGACGAGGAGCGGTTCACCGCGGCGCGGTCTCTGGTCAGCATGGACCCACCCGAGCACACCGAGTACCGTGCGGTGGCAGCTCCATGGTTCCATCCGCGCAACCTGAGAAACTTCGAGGAGACAGTGCGGGCTCGTGCACTGGTTGCGGTCGACTCGATGGCCCGCCGGGACACCGCCTACGACTTCGTCTCCGAGATCGCCATGCTGTACCCGCTCGACGTCATCTGCTCGATGGTCGGTATCCCCGAGGCGGACCGCGGGCTGATCCTGCGGTTGACCCTGGAGAACTTCGGCTCGGAGGATCCCGACTTCCGGCCGCTCACGACCACTGATGACCGGGCAGCTGTGATGGACTTCGCCCACTACTTCCTCAAGGTGATCGAAGACCGCAAAGCGGCCCCGACCGACGACATCACGTCGCTGCTGGTACACGCCAAGGTGAAGGACGAGCCGCTACCGCTGCAGGACCTGATCGGCTACCTCGTGATCATTTCCACCGCTGGTCACGACACGACGGCGGCGACAATCGCCGGCGGCCTGCGGGCTCTTGTCGAGCATCCCGACCAGTTGCGGCGCCTGCAGACCGAGCCTGGGCTCATCCCCACCGCGGTCGAGGAGATGATCCGCTGGGTGACACCGGTCAAGTCCTTCATGCGGGTGGCGACGAAGGACACCGAGATCGGCGGCCAGACCATAGCCGAGGGTGAAGCGGTCCTGCTCCTGTATGCGAGCGCCAATCGGGATGACGATGTGTTCGGCGACCCTGACCGTTTCGACGTCGGCCGGACGCCCAACCGCCACCTCGCGTTCGGCCACGGAACCCACTTCTGTCTCGGCGCCCGGCTGGCTCGGCTCGAGGCACGGATGTTCTTCAGCGAGCTGATCCCACGCCTGCGGCACGCCGAGCTCGCGGGCGAGCCTGAACTCATCCAGACCCTGTTCGTCGGCGGGCACAAGCGCCTTCCCGTGCATCTCGACGTCGCCTGAACAAGATCCGCGATTCTACAGGGGGAAAACATGGCCAGTTCCGGGACAGCGAAGAAGGTTCCCGTCGAAGACGTCCTGACGGTCCAGGACATCTTCGCCCGCTACTGCTGGTACGTCGACGAGAATCTGGGCGAGGAATGGTCCGAACTGTATACCAAGGACGGTGTCTTCGAGGGCACTCGCCCGGAGCCTGTGATCGGTCGCGAGGCACTCGCCAAGGTTCCTGGCGAGCTGAACGCCTTCTTTGACGGCCGACTGCGGCACCAGCTGAGCAACCTGTTCGTCGAGTACGGGGATGATTCGGAAACGCTGGTGGCTCGTTTCTACAACCAGATCGCGGCCTGGAACGACGGGACGAAGTTCGTCATGCTCGCCGTCAGCACGGCGCTGCTGGTTCGCGACGACCCAGGCAGCACATGGCGGATCCAGCGCAACACCATACGTGCGCTGCAATAGGCACCTGCCGCGCGAACGGAGCCGACGGACCGTCGGGCAGAACACAGATGGACGGGTGAGTCAGTATGGCCAGAGGCGAGCGGTTGGAACCGAGGAGATACGGGCGATACGCCATCGTCGCCGGTGCGTCGCGAGGAATCGGAGCGGAGCTGGCTGACCAGCTCGCGGCGAGGGGTTTCGACCTCGTCCTGATCGCGCCGACGAAGGAGGAGCTCGAACCGCGCGCAGACAGCGTGCGCGCACGTTACGGAGTCGAAGCGGTCGTGCTTCCGGTCGACCTGAGCACACCCGAGGCCGCGGAGCGCATCGAGTCAGCGACCGCGGATCTGGAGGTGGGGCTCCTCGTCTACAACGCAGCCATCGCGTTCTCCGGCCCGTTCTGGGGCAAGGATCTCGATTACTACCGATCCCTCAACGCGGTCAACATGCTCACCCCGTTCGAACTCATCCACCGTCTCGCACCACGCCTCGTGCGGCAGCGCCGGGGCGGCATCATCCTGATCTCCTCGGCCGCGGGGATGACCGCCCAGCCCTACCTGAGCGCGTACTCCGCGTCGAAGGCATGGGTGACGAACTTCGGGCTCGGCATGTGGGCGGAGCTGAAGCCGTATGACGTGGACGTCTTCACCGCGATCGTCGGAGCGACGGACACTCCCGGTCTGCGCGAGATGATGCAGCCCGACTTCCTCTCCGGCACGAAGCTGGCCCGGCCGGCCGATGTCGCAGCTGAGGTCCTCGCGAGCTTCGGCAGGCAACCCGTCCGCGTCATCGGCGCGGGCAACCGCAGGACCATGGGCTTCTTCCGGCTGGCCGGCATGAACAACTCGGCCAGGCTGATGACCCGCATCATGGCCAAGGTCGTCTACCGCGGGGCCGTGCCCCAGCAGCCCGTTGAGCAGTAGCAGTAGCAGCGACGACACCCGGCTGTGGATCAGGCGGCCGAGTTCGTCGACGGCACGGTCCCCCGCACGGGACTTCCAGGTTCGGGCCGGAAAAGGGACCTTCGTGGACCGGAGACCCCGCCTATGACCTCCACCGATGCCTTGGCTGGGCCGGTCCTGCAGCGGGACGACGGACCGGTGCGAACCCTCACCCTGAACCGTCCGCATCGCCTCAATGCGTTCACCGCCGAGTCCTACCGTGGGCTCGACAGCGCGCTTCGTGCGGCGGACCGTGCCTCTGACGTGAAAGTGGTGGTGCTGACCGGCGCGGGCCGCGCCTTCTCCTCAGGCGCGGACCTGCGGGAGCGTCTGGAGACCGACGCGACCGGCCTGCGCCAGGTCGGCGCCGCGTTCGAGTCACTGGTGCTCACGCTCGCTGACTTCACGAAACCACTGATCGCCGGCGTGCACGGAGCCGCGGTCGGTTTCGGCATGACGCTTCTCCTGCACTGCGACCTGGTGCTCGTGGCGGACTCGGCCCGGCTGCGGCTGCCCTTCGTCGAGCTCGGTACCGCGCCAGAGGCGATGAGCAGCGTGCTGCTACCGCGCAGGATTGGTCCCATGCGCGCCGCCGAGCTACTGTTCACGGCCCGCTGGCTGACCGGCGGCCAGGCCGTCGAATACGGCCTGGCCCTGCGCGACCACCCCGAGCCGGACCTCGCCGCCGCCACCGCCACCCTCGCCCGCGAGATCGCCCGGCAGCCCGCGCCGGCGCTGGCCGTCGCCAAGCGTCTTCTGCGGGAAGGACACTCCCCCACAGCGGGAACAGCCATGCCGACCACTGATCCCGGCCGCGCCGCGCTTCGCAACGAGATCAACGCCGCCGTCGAACTACGAGCCGGATCCACGGCATACAAATCATGAGAGACCCGCTCTCGGCTCGTCCATCCGCCGGGTCCGGCGGATGGACGAGGCGGGAGGCGCGCCGCTACGGGGCCCGGCGGACCACGTTGCGCCCCGCGATCACCGGCAGGTCAAGGGCACTGAGCAGCCCACTGGGCGCCGCGCACACCGCCGGGATGGCGTTGACGGCACGCATGGCCGTGGCGATGAGACCGTGGTCCGAACCGGCCACCTGGTCGAAGGTCAGCTCGCAGCGCATGGCCGGGCGGCCCTCGATCTCGACCCGGTAGACGAGGGTGTCCGTCGTGCTCCCGTGCGGCCAGTCCGGGGCGACCGCGGCTCCCATCCGGTTCACATGCTCCAGGATGATCACCGGCCGGCCGTCCAGCAGGCCACGCACCTCGAAGCGCACGCCGGACACCTCACCGGCGCGCAGGGTGCCGATCGCCGTGGAAAGGTCGGTGTTGACCGTGGCCACCTCGTGCACAGTGTCGATGCCGTCGAGACGCAGGCCGAGGGCGTCGGCGAGCTGGCTGATCACCGCCCCCCACTCGTTGACGAGCAGGTCGCCGGTGAACAGGATCCCGGGCTGGTCGGGCGGATTACCGAAGCCGAACGCGAACCGCATGGCCTCTTCGACACCGTAGGTGCTGTAGTCGGCGATCTCCTGGATCCGGACCGACTCGACGTCGTCGCAGGCCGACAGCAGGCTCAGCGGCAGCAGGTCGCTGCCGAAGCCCGGTTCGATGCCGGTGGCGAAGAAGGAGCTCTGCCCGCTGGCCGCCGCGGCCGCCAGCGGCTCGCGGCTTCTGGCATCCGCGGCAGGCGGGTAGACCATGCCGGCCAGGGACGTCGTCACCACGTTCGCGCCGGCCGACAGGAAGGGAACGAGGTCGGCGACCACCGCCTTCTCCCGGCCCGGGCCGGGCCCGAAGTAGGACAGGCAGTCCGGCCGCAACGCCAGCAGAGCGGCGCTGTCGCGGGTGGCGACGACCCCGGTCGGCTCGGCCAGCCCGCACAGCTGCGCCGCGTCCCGCCCTTCCTTCTCCGCCGCGTTCACGCACACGCCCACCAGCTCCAGCCCCGGGTGGTTGATGATCCCCCGCAGCGCCTCCCGCCCGGCGGCGCCCGTTCCCCAGTGCACGACCCTGATGCTGATCCGTCTGCCCTCCATGCGGCCGCCCGGACGCCCTGAGTGACGCTGAGGCCGGACCCGCCACCGAAAAAAGCCAGATGTTTCCGAGTCGCCTGGACGTTACCCGAACCGGGCCGCCCCGTCTGCCTGCCGTCAGTCCGCCCGTTTTCGTCAGTCCGCCCGTCTCCGGGCCACCTCGCGGGCCGGAGCGACCCGGGCCAGGGCATCCTCCGCCACGTCGGACAGATCGATGTCGGCGACGACCCCGGCCGCGAGAAGGGACTCGACCTCGGCCTCGGAGCAGCCGGCCTCGGCGAGCACCGGCCGGGTGTCATGCCCGATGAGGACCGCCCGCGGCGTGCGCTCCCGCGCCGCGCCGGCCCAGTCGGCGTAGCCGCGCACGATGCTGACCCGACCGAACCGCGGGTCGCCGGCCACGTGCTGGAAGCCGTTCGCGAGCAGATGCGGGTCGTCGGCGTGCTCCTCGCCCAGCAGCGCGCGCACCGCCGGCACGCCCCGGACGCGCAGCCGCTCGACCGCTGCCGCCACCGGCAGAGCAGCCAAGGCAGCCGCGATGTCCGAGGCGAGCGCGAGGTCCCCGACCGACGTGCCGTCCGCGCCGGCGGCCGGTATCCCCAGGGCGTCCCGCAGGCCGGCGAACCGCTCGGCGGTGTCGGCCGCGACGGCGAGCCACCCGTCCGCGGCCTGGTAGAAGCGATGCCCGGCGGACGGCCCCTGGAAGTCGGTGGCCCCGCGGATCGGCGCGGTTCGCCCCGCGAACTCGGTGAACTCGAGGGCCTGCAGGTACGTCGCGGTGTTCGCCAGCGAGAGGTACAGGCGCTGCCCGACGCCGTCGGCGACCGCACCGCGGTCACGGGCCAGCAGGGCGGTGAGCACGCCCAGAGCACCCAGTGCCCCGGTGCCGATGTCGTTGAGCGGGACCGGGGCGAGCACCGGCTCGCCGTCGCCGCCCTGCGCCGCGGCGAGCCCGGACAGCCCCTGGAAGACCGGGTCGAACCCGGGGGCGTCGGCGTAGGCACCCGCGTGGCCGTAGGCGGAGACCGAGCAGCGGACCAGGCCCGGCCGCGCCGCGGCGATCCGCTCGTCGGACAGGCCCAGCTTCTCCAGGCGCCCGGGCCGCAGGTTCTCGACGAACACGTCGGCGTCGCCCAGCACCCGGAGCAGGACCTCCGCGCCGCCCGGGCGGGCGAGGTCGAGCGCGAGCGCCCGCTTGTACTGGTTCACGACGAGCACCGAGATCGAATATCCGCGATAGGGCTCGCCCTTCGGCGGCTCGACCTTGATGACGTTGGCGCCCCAGTCGGCGAGCAGCGCCCCGATCAGCGGGCCGGCGAGAAAGGTCGACAGGTCGACGATGGTGAGGCCGGCGAGCGGCAGGCCCGCCGCGGATCCCGCCGCACTCGTCCCGGCCGCACTCGTCCCGGCCCCGGACTCGGCGCGCGGGAAGCCGTCCGACGTGCTCCGCTTCCAGACCCTGTCGTCGGCGGGCAGTTCCTCCAGCGCGGGGATCTCGCCGGGCGCGGCCGGGGTGGCGGCGAGATCGAACGGGAAGCCGGGCATGGTGACCTCGCCGGCGCCGGGGTGGTCACGGCGGATGAAGGCGTGGTTGGCCTCGACGATG
The Parafrankia irregularis genome window above contains:
- a CDS encoding MaoC/PaaZ C-terminal domain-containing protein yields the protein MSYQVGDALPERTFGPLSRTDIVRYQGASGDFNPIHHDESFAKSAGFPTVFSVGMLQASYLATYATDLLGPTAVRRFRTRFREQVWPDDLLTCTGTVTALRTDEDSGEKVADLELVVTRQTGGVAIQGWATFAL
- a CDS encoding acyl-CoA dehydrogenase family protein, which gives rise to MDLSLSDDELLLRDSVRSFVAREANTETLVGLQPSRLGLRPEWTAPMADAGWLGALVPEKLGGSGASTLEAAIICEELGRGPVPGPFLVSSVLAVGLLRVAAASPERDHLLSAIATGNATVVPVTAGSGRDWNGLRAGGGFALEPFGPVGEGGEGGGVLTCTAPFVPYAAAATHLLVPVTRTGAGDDAGAAGNGGVELAVVPVGAEGVSVRRLKGFLAWNDEVTFTNVTIEPGNLLRLAGGGGSQSGAVGLDGEDGEAGLDDVLTQAYVLFAAYQVGGCQRLLERSIDYSNTRQQFGQAIGRFQRVQDHLVELLNATDAARWTMYEAIWRIDSGQPARAAAHLAKAVASESYLTAADYAHKVHGGIGVDPTSGITLFTQMSRSLYELLGTPRWHKRRMADALEWSTS
- a CDS encoding acyl-CoA dehydrogenase family protein, which codes for MTYTPEQEAFRAEVRAWLAENIPAGLGSEPAGEDEAARQYQLKRELGRLLGEKGWLYPAAPREFGGGGLDIGSTLILDEEMRRQHLTLPPYYDSGGMMGSHTILVWGTDEQKRRMLTPIYRGEVRTWQLLTEPEAGSDLASARLAARRDGDHYVLNGQKIFVGSAHGADRFWMITCTDPAGARHQNLSWFMVDAHLPGITVEPLPVLADVAEGHKNTVYFDDVRVPADCLVGGENNGWKVANTHLQLEHGAIGSLRRDPIVDRLVEYCRAHTGADGRPLIEDPDVRDGLADIHIRIETLRLLTTRNFWRTYNRKTEHYNGPQLTYLRKTTGLWLTTAILDLIGPAALTSDEVWGALDGHAERQQRDGIVDIIPGGTVDVQRVVIARALGVGGRKPRGG
- a CDS encoding SDR family oxidoreductase produces the protein MDALKDRVCIITGAGRGIGREHALLFAAEGAKVVVNDLGGARDGAGADATPAQQVVDEIRQAGGEAVANYDDVSSTDGAQNLIDQAVETFGDLHVLVNNAGILRDRMLVSQSDDDWDSIMKVHLRGHFAPSRAAANYWRAQSKAGKDGKRSIISTSSTSGLFGNVGQSNYGAAKSGIATFSIIANLELKRYGVRVNAVAPAASTRLTATVQGKLDSAESFGASKSETWTPLDPENISPFVAYLATQDCPINGRAFFVMGGEVHLFQPWVIVDGLRKDGKWTVEELAAQAGRFQDYKFDYGHAAGQRIFDQ
- a CDS encoding enoyl-CoA hydratase/isomerase family protein — translated: MSESPQRTFGARGDVTVTIGDDHVAVVEMHRPPNNFFDIHLIRALASAYEALDLDASCRAIVLAAEGRHFCAGADFNRPRPAEGQTPQTGQTGQTGQTTKTGPGEDSDETLYHEAIRLFETRKPVVAAVQGGAIGGGLGLACSADFRVASPESRFTANFARLGFHHGFGLSVTLPGIVGQQHALDLLYRGRRIDGTEAARLGLVDLLAPTAAEIRGAARGLAADIAASAPLAVESVRQTMRGDLAGRVRKALDRELSEQKRLLRTEDAREGIQATAERREPRFRAR
- a CDS encoding FAS1-like dehydratase domain-containing protein is translated as MSEGYPMTLETGKIREFARATGSSAPEYLREPAPTIPVTFLRTSIFWMPPDGPSLFGDLQLDLRRILHGEQEFVFFGPPPRAGTELTVTSRLGGVTEKEGGRGGRMRFVEIVNDFLDESGRLVARSNQTLIETGKAPS
- a CDS encoding TetR/AcrR family transcriptional regulator yields the protein MREARRAQRLAARREEILTVAERLFASHGYEGTSAERIAAGAGYSVGAIYKFFPSKDAIYLAVLERNALSLADRLRECVQSSGTGLEKLLAMASTVIRTVRAHPDRARLTFGSLAPERNSSAKAASTEALLEVYSTGIREGQRDGTIRAGDPDLLAYYVGGLVTAHLGVDAEISHRPVGVPLEEFLEIVRQAFEPRSQ